The following coding sequences lie in one Vibrio sp. BS-M-Sm-2 genomic window:
- the slmA gene encoding nucleoid occlusion factor SlmA: MAGARKSNRREEILQALAQMLESTEGASRITTVKLAKQVGVSEAALYRHFPSKARMFEGLIEFIEEALMSRINRILDEEKDTLERIRLVLQLILVFSERNPGLTRILSGHALMFENERLRDRINQLFERIETQLRQILRERKLREGKSFPVDEKILAAQLLGQVEGSLNRFVRSDFKYQPTENFDAYWALLSAQIK; the protein is encoded by the coding sequence ATGGCTGGTGCTCGAAAATCAAACCGTCGTGAAGAAATCCTACAAGCTCTCGCACAAATGTTGGAATCGACCGAAGGTGCTTCTCGTATCACAACGGTAAAGTTAGCCAAGCAAGTGGGTGTTTCTGAGGCTGCGTTATACCGCCACTTCCCAAGCAAAGCTCGCATGTTTGAAGGCCTAATCGAGTTCATTGAAGAAGCGTTGATGTCTCGAATCAACCGCATTCTGGATGAAGAGAAAGACACGCTAGAGCGCATACGCCTAGTGCTACAACTTATCTTAGTTTTCTCAGAACGTAACCCCGGCCTGACTCGAATTTTATCTGGTCATGCTCTAATGTTTGAAAATGAACGCCTGCGTGATCGCATCAACCAACTTTTCGAACGCATTGAGACGCAACTTCGCCAGATCCTGCGTGAAAGAAAGCTTCGTGAAGGGAAATCATTCCCGGTTGATGAGAAAATCTTAGCCGCTCAGCTGCTAGGTCAAGTTGAAGGCAGCTTGAATCGATTTGTTCGCTCAGACTTCAAATATCAACCGACAGAAAACTTCGATGCTTATTGGGCTCTGCTAAGCGCTCAGATTAAGTAG